In Camelus bactrianus isolate YW-2024 breed Bactrian camel chromosome 34, ASM4877302v1, whole genome shotgun sequence, one genomic interval encodes:
- the CAPRIN2 gene encoding caprin-2 isoform X10 — MKDLLSKLLNSGYFESIPVPKNAKEKEVSLEEEMLIKSEKKKQLLKTESVKESESLMELAQPEIQPQEFLNRRYMTEVDYSSKQDEEQPWEADYARKPNLPKCWDMLTEPDGQEKKQESFKSWEASVKHPEVSKPAGSLEQRKQEIPKLRSALQEEQRKQDVSKAKPTPSQWKQEAPKPKAGYSQEESKKQETSKPWPVQLQKDQDPKKQTPKSWAPSVQSEQNVTKSWTTPVCEDQDARQPETPKSWENNAESQKHPLPPQSQISPKSWGVATASLIPNDQLLPGKFNTEPKDVPKPMHQPVGSSSALPKDPVLRKEKLQDLMTQIQGTCNFMQESILDFDKPSSAIPSSQPPSATPGSPVASTEQNLSNQSDFLQEPLQAASSPVTCSSNACLVTTDQASSGSETEFMTSEAPEAAVPPSKQPPSLASPNPPMSKGSEQGFQSPPASSSSVTINTAPFQAMQTVFNVNAPLPPRKEQEIKEPPYSSGYNQSFTTASTQTPPQCQLPAIHVEQTVLSQETAASYPDGTIQVSNGSLAFYPAQTNVLPRPSQPFVSSRGSVRGCSRGGRLLTNSYRSPGGYKGFDTYRGPPSISNGNYSQLQFQAREYPGTPYTQRDNFQQCYKRGGTSGGPRANSRAGWSDSSQVSSPERDNETFNSGDSGQGDSRSMTPVDVPATNPAATILPVHVYPLPQQMRVAFSAARTSNLAPGTLDQPIVFDLLLNNLGETFDLQLGRFNCPVNGTYVFIFHMLKLAVNVPLYVNLMKNEEVLVSAYANDGAPDHETASNHAILQLFQGDQIWLRLHRGAIYGSSWKYSTFSGYLLYQD; from the exons ATGAAAGATCTGCTGTCTAAATTGCTGAACTCAGGCTATTTTGAAAGTATCCCAGTTCCAAAAAATGCTAAGGAAAAAGAGGTATCATTGGAGGAAGAAATGCTaataaaatcagagaagaaaaaacaacTGTTGAAGACTGAATCTGTTAAAGAGTCAG agtcccttatGGAACTTGCACAGCCAGAGATACAACCACAAGAG TTTCTTAACAGACGCTACATGACAGAAGTAGATTATTCAAGCAAACAAGATGAAGAGCAACCTTGGGAAGCAGATTATGCTAGAAAACCAAATCTCCCCAAATGCTGGGATATGCTTACTGAACCAGATGGTCAGGAGAAGAAGCAGGAATCCTTCAAGTCCTGGGAGGCTTCTGTTAAGCACCCTGAGGTATCAAAGCCTGCAGGCTCCTTAGAACAGAGGAAACAGGAGATCCCAAAACTCAGGTCCGCTCTGCAGGAAGAGCAGAGGAAGCAGGACGTCTCGAAAGCCAAGCCGACCCCTAGCCAGTGGAAGCAAGAAGCGCCTAAACCCAAGGCTGGATATAGTCAGGAGGAATCAAAGAAGCAGGAGACATCAAAGCCCTGGCCCGTTCAGCTGCAGAAAGATCAGGATCCAAAGAAGCAAACTCCGAAGTCTTGGGCGCCTTCTGTGCAGAGTGAACAGAATGTCACCAAGTCATGGACCACTCCCGTGTGTGAAGACCAGGATGCAAGACAGCCAGAGACTCCAAAATCCTGGGAAAACAATGCTGAGAGTCAGAAACACCCTTTACCACCACAGTCACAGATTTCTCCAAAGTCCTGGGGGGTAGCTACCGCAAGCCTCATACCAAATGACCAGCTGCTGCCTGGGAAGTTTAATACAGAACCCAAAGAT GTGCCTAAGCCCATGCATCAGCCTGTAGGTTCTTCCTCTGCCCTTCCCAAGGATCCAGTACTGAGGAAAGAAAAACTGCAGGATCTGATGACCCAGATTCAAGGAACTTGTAACTTTATGCAA GAATCTATTCTGGATTTTGACAAACCTTCAAGTGCAATTCCATCGTCACAGCCGCCTTCAGCTACCCCAGGTAGCCCAGTAG CATCTACAGAACAAAATCTATCCAATCAAAGTGATTTTCTTCAAGAGCCATTACAG GCTGCTTCTTCTCCAGTTACTTGTAGCTCAAATGCTTGCTTGGTTACTACCGATCAGGCTTCTTCGGGATCTGAAACAGAGTTTATGACCTCAGAGGCTCCTGAG GCAGCGGTTCCCCCAAGCAAGCAGCCGCCTTCTCTAGCTTCTCCAAATCCTCCCATGTCAAAGGGCTCTGAACAGGGCTTCCAGTCACCTCCAGCAAGTAGTAGTTCAGTAACCATTAACACAGCGCCCTTTCAAGCCATGCAGACA GTATTTAATGTTAACGCTCCTCTGCCTCCACGGAAAGAACAAGAAATCAAAGAACCCCCGTATTCATCTGGCTACAATCAGAGCTTTACTACAGCCAGTACACAGACACCACCCCAGTGCCAACTGCCAGCTATACACGTAGAGCAAACTGTCCTTTCTCAAGAGACTG CAGCAAGTTATCCTGATGGAACTATTCAAGTAAGCAATGGTAGCCTTGCCTTTTACCCAGCACAGACGAATGTGTTACCCAGACCCTCTCAACCATTTGTCAGTAGCCGGGGATCTGTTAGAGGATGTTCTCGTGGTGGGAGATTACTAACCAATTCGTATCGGTCCCCTGGTGGTTATAAAG GTTTTGATACTTATAGAGGACCTCCTTCGATTTCCAACGGAAACTATAGCCAGCTGCAGTTCCAGGCTAGAGAGTATCCCGGAACACCGTACACCCAAAGG GATAATTTCCAGCAGTGTTACAAGCGAGGAGGGACATCTGGTGGTCCTCGGGCAAATTCAAGAG CAGGGTGGAGTGATTCTTCTCAGGTGAGCAGCCCCGAAAGAGACAACGAAACCTTTAACAGTGGTGACTCTGGACAAGGAGACTCCCGCAGCATGACGCCTGTGGACGTGCCGGCGACAAACCCCGCAGCCACCATACTGCCGGTGCACGTGTATCCGCTGCCTCAGCAGATGCGGGTGGCCTTCTCGGCGGCCAGAACCTCTAACCTCGCCCCTGGAACTTTAGACCAACCCATCGTGTTCGATCTTCTTCTGAACAACTTGGGAGAAACTTTTGACCTTCAGCTCGGTAGATTTAATTGCCCGGTGAATGGCACTTACGTTTTCATCTTTCACATGCTAAAGCTGGCCGTGAATGTGCCCCTGTACGTCAACCTCATGAAGAACGAAGAGGTCTTGGTATCTGCCTATGCCAACGATGGTGCTCCAGACCACGAAACTGCTAGCAATCACGCCATTCTCCAGCTCTTCCAGGGAGACCAGATATGGTTGCGTTTGCACAGGGGAGCGATTTACGGAAGTAGCTGGAAATACTCTACGTTTTCAGGCTATCTTCTTTACCAAGATTGA